The Elusimicrobiota bacterium sequence ACGCATTCTGCGCCTGATCCAGCGTGAGGCCATGCGCCACACGCCGCAGCACCGGGGGCTGATCCGGGCGAAGATGAATTCCCTGGTTGATCCCGAAATTATCGAAGCGCTTTATAAAGCGTCCAACGCCGGGGTCGACATCTACCTGAACGTTCGCGGGATCTGCTGCCTGCGCCCCGGCGTCAAAGGGCTCAGCGAGACCATTCACGTCGTCAGCATCGTGGACCAGTTTCTGGAACACGGCCGTATCTTCCATTTCGCCAACGGCGGCGAAGAGGAGGTTTACCTCTCGAGCGCCGACTGGATGCCGCGCAACCTGGACCGGCGGATTGAACTCTTATTCCCTATTGAGGACCCGGCCAACAAAAAACGCCTTCTGGAGGTGCTGGACCTGTATTTCCGGGACAATGTGAAATCCTGGGCGCTTCAACCCGACGGTTCCTACAATCGCGTCGAGATCGGAAACCATAAAAAAGTGCGGGCTCAGGAAATCCTCTGCGAGCACGCGATTGACGAAGAAAAGAATCGCCACAAAGCCATCCCCTCTGAATTGAAACCTCAAAAACCCAGACCCTAGTTCAACGCCATGGTGTCAGTCACCCAAAATAATGGTCAAATATGGCATACACAGAGTGTCATTTTAGTCACATTTCAAAAGTTGGACCAATTTTGTGGCAGCTATCTGCGCAATCTGCAAAAATCTGGTCCATTTCAAAGGATTTGATCAAATCTTTTTTATGAACGTGCCGAATATGTTGACTCTGTTTGGTGACTGACACCAAGGTGTAGTAAACTGACATTCATGAGAGGCAAAGTTTATCTGATCGGCGCAGGACCCGGAGATTCAGGGCTGTTGACGCTCAAAGGCCGGGATTGCCTGGTCCGGGCCGACGTGGTTGTCTACGACACGCTGGTCCATCCGCAAATCTTAGAATTCGCCAAACCGTCCGCCTCCCGCATCCCCGTCGGGAAACGGGGGAAGCATCACGCCCTGGAGCAGTCGCGGATCCATGACCTTCTGGTCAAACAGGCGCAGCGGGGGCGGGTGGTCGCCCGGCTGAAAAGCGGCGACCCATTCCTTTTTGGCCGGGGAAGCGAAGAAGCCGAGTATTTGGCCGGCCATCACATTCCGTATGAAGTGGTTCCCGGAGTCTCCAGCGCATCCGCCGCTGCAGCGTATGCCGGAATACCACTGACCGATCGCCGGATGGGTTCCATGGTGACTCTGGTGGACGGCCGCGAAGAGGAAAAACGGAAAATCACCAGTGTGGTGGAGTGGTCCCGCATCTCCCGCCAGGGAACGTTGATTATTTTCATGGGACTGGATCAATTTGAAACGATCACGCAGCGTCTGATCCGCCTGAATTGGGATGAAACCCTGCCGGCCGCCGTGATCCGCTGGGGCAGCCTCCCCGGGCAGGTCGTGGTGGAAGGCACGCTGGGCGATATCGCGCAGAAGGCGCGTTCTATCGACGTCCACCCTCCGGCACTCATTGTCATCGGCCGCGTGGTGGGACTGCGGAAGAAACTCCGTTGGTTCGAATCCAAACCGCTTTTCGGTAAACGGCTGGTAATCACGCGTGCCGCGGAACAAGCCCCTGAATTGGCTCACCTTCTGCAGGAGGCCGGGGCCGAGGTCCTTTCCTTCCCGACGATTCAGATCCTGCCTCCGAAAAACTGGTCGATTCCGGATCAGGCGATCCGGGAGATCGCGACCTTTGACTGGATTCTTTTTACCAGCGCCAACGGCGTAGGGGCATTTGTTAACCGTCTGAAAACCCTGGGAGGCGATGTCCGTGATCTGAAGGGCATACGGCTCGGGGCCATCGGCCCTAAAACCAGCGCCAGTCTTCAGGCCTTTGGCTTAAAAGTGGATGCCTTCCCATCCGAATACCGGGCGGAAACGTTGGCGGACGTGATCGGGGAAGCCAAAAACGTCCGAGTGCTGCTCGTGCGCGCCGAAAAAGCCCGCGAGATTCTGCCCAAGACCCTGGAAGCACGCGGAGCGCTGGTCACGATCGCACCGGTCTATCGAACCATCAAACCGCGGGGCCTGGCCGCGGACATCCGGCAGCCTTTGCTGGACAGAAAGATTGACGCCATCACCTTTACTTCTCCCTCGACGGTGGACGGTTTAATGCAGTACTTTTCCGCACGGGAGAGACGGCGGATTTTTGAGCATGTCAAAGCCGCGGTGATCGGGCCGATTACCGCGGCTACGCTTCGCGAATACGGGGTTCACCCCACTATCCGGGCCAAGACCTATACGGTGGATGCCCTGGCCAAAGCCATCATCCAATATTTTTCAAAATGAATAGACCTGTAGGGGCGGACCGCTGTCCGCCCGCTCATCTCCTGAGGCAGACCTTGTTTCTCGCGCTCCAGCGCGCCGGTCAACTGGTTCGCGAGAATTTTCACCATCCTAAGAAAATCCGCTATAAAAATAACAGCCCGATCAATCTCGTGACCTGGGTCGATCAGGCCGGGGACCGGTTAATTCGCCAGACCATCCACCGGCGTTTTCCCTCCCATGATTTTCTCACCGAAGAATCCAAACCGACCGGCCGAGGGTCTCCCTACAAATGGATCGTTGATCCGTTGGATGGAACCACCAATTACGCCCACCACTTCCCGCAAGTGGCCGTCTCGATCGGGCTGGAACACGAGGGCGAGATTTGTCTCGGCGGGGTTTATGATCCGTTACGCGAGGAGCTCTTCTGGGCTGAAAAAGGAAAAGGCGCATTTTTGAGGCAGAAACGGCATCAGAGCCGGCTGCGGGTGTCGCCGACGCCGCAATTAAAGAAATCGCTCCTCCTGACGGGTTTCCCTTATGACCGGCGGGAACGCGCGGATCTCTACCTGTCCTACCTGAAGGCTTTCATGAACCGGATTCAAGGCATCCGGCGCGCGGGAGCCGCGGCGCTGGATTTGTGCTGGGTGGCCTGTGGACGCGTGGATGGTTATTGGGAATGGCGGCTGAAACCCTGGGATGTGGCGGCCGGGCGGTTGATTGTGGAAGAGGCCGGAGGGAGTTTGTCGGATTTTTCAGGCCGCGCGTTCAGTATCTACCGGAAACAAACGCTGGCCACCAATGGACGGATTCACCGCGAAATGCTGGCGGTCATGAAAGCGTTGTCTCGCTGATCCCTGGCCCTTCGGGTTTCTCCTGGGCATTCGGAATCCAAAACGTGAAACGGCTGCCGTGCCCGATTTCGGATTCCACCCGGATATCCCCTTTGTGCGCTTCCACGATAAATTTGACGACCGCCAGACCCAGCCCATACCCGGCTGAACGATCCCCCGGACGCACCTGCTGGAATTTATCAAAAATACGGGATTGCGCCTCCCGCGGGATGCCGCGCCCGGTATCCATGACTTCAAAAATCATTCGCCCCTGCCCGCGCTGCGCGGCCACCGTCACCTTCCCTCCCGAGGGAGTAAACTTGATGGCATTGCCCACCAGGTTATCGAACACGCGCTCCAATAGTTTGGGGTCTCCCCAGACAGACTCTTCCTGAACGTCGTCGCATTCCAATTTCATCTGGACCTGTTTTTGCTGGGCCATGACCGTGAAAAAGTTCTCCAGACGCTCAAAAATTTCCCGTATGGCAATGGCTTGCGGCTGTAATTCAATATTTCCCTGCTCAAAGCGCACGACATCCAGAATATCGCTGACCATCCGGGTGAGCCGCACCCCGGCTTCACGGGCCAATCCCATATACTCCGCCGCCTTCGGCTGCTGATCGTCCTTGATTTGCCGGCGCGCCAGATCGATATACCCCATGATGGCCGAGAGCGGACCCCGCAAATCGTGCGTGATCCCGCTCATCATTTGTTCCTGAACATGCTCCCATTGCTTTCGAAAGGTGATATCCCGGATCACGACAAAGAAGCCATCGACCGTTCCTTCTTTGGTTTCAACGCTTTCCACCCACAGACGGTATAAATATTTGTTTTCGGCCCAGGTTGTTTCGACCTCTTTCCCGAGGTTTTTCTGCTTGCCGGTGAAAACCGGCTCCAGAAAAGGCTCCAGATAACCGCGCGGGATCTGAATCCCCCCAACGGTCCTGTGTTCATGCCCCGTCTCCTGGTTCAGCGTCAGAAACGCCCGGCCTAATTCATTGGAGAGCTGTAGATGGCCTTCCGCACTGAAAAACAAAATCCCTTCCGGCAGGGATTCGACCAGGAGTGACAGGAGTTTGCGATCCAGATCCAGACCGCGGCTCAAGGATTCGGCTTTCTCCCATTCAGGCACCAGCCAACGCAGATTCTTCGCCACCGACGTCAACTCTTTCAACTCCGGAGGCGGGTCATTGAGCGTGGCCTCTTTGCTGAAAATAAACTTATCGACGCGCTGGCCGTACTGCCGCAGTTGGCGAGACATCCATTGACGAGACATCGCCGACGCGGATCGCCAGGAAAAACCAGCCAGCATCATCACGCCCGTCAGGCCTATGACAAAGGAAAGGAACGGCGCATACGCCCAGGGAAGGGGTTCCGTCACCACAAACGTCCAATCCGAAAGCGGATCGTAGCGAAACGTGACCAGCCAGTGCCAGGCCTCTTTCCCCCGCCATTTCACCTGCCCGGAAAACGTGCCGGTGCGCACTTTATTAAGAATCCCGTCTATCATGGACTCGATCACTGGCGAGGGATTGGACAGATAAATCGGATGCCCTTCATAATCGTAAACGAACGTATGGACCTGCCAGGGGGGCGTCTCCTGCTGAAAAACCCGCGTGATCTCAGGGTTCTGCATATAGATGATGAGCGCATGCTGGCGGTCGAGCGGCCGCACCACTGTCTCATGAGCCACTCCATCAATAAAAAGAACCGGCCCGGGCAGGTTGGTCCCAGTCTCCAGGGATTTGAGCTCCAATGCGACGAGCCGCGGATCGATGGTTTCGAGTGAAGACCGGACCGAATCGCGCACCCAGCGTTTGGTCTGATGCGAAAGATGATTGGTCCGGAAAATAGCCACAACGGAAGGATACTCCTCGGCCTGCTGACGCATTTCATTAATGTCTTCCGGCAAGTCATTCACGCGCCGGGTGAGGTTCTGCCGCTCCGCCATCACCCGGTCCGAAAGACGGCTCACCCAGCGGGCATGGCTCTGGATAGCGTTCCGGTGAATCTGGAACAGGTTCCACGCCCCCAGTCCGAAAATGCCGGCTAAACTAGCCGCCAGCATCACCCAAGCCAATCCTCGATATCGGATCAAACGTCCCCCTCCTTTACATGATCTTCGTACAAAGTATACGCCGTATCTGTAAAGGATTCGTTATTGATGTGTAACAAGAGTGTAAAAAGATCAAGAAAATACGCTGTTTTTCATTTGCTAAGATTCTTCCTATGGCTTTTCCGGCTACCCGCCTGCGGCGGTTGCGTATGAATCCGCGCATCCGACAGAGTCTGCAGGAAACGGATTTACCAGCCGGGCGGCTGATTGCGCCGCTCTTTGTCAGGCCCGGGAAAGGGATCCGCCAGCCGATCCAATCCATGCCGGGACAGGCTCAATGGTCGATCGATCTGCTTCTACGGGAAGCTCGATCGCTGAACCGGCTGGGGATCCGCTCCATTCTTCTCTTCGGCATTCCTTCTCACAAAGATCCGTACGGCCGGGAGGCCTATGCTCCTCAAGGCATCGTCCAACAAGCGGTCCGAGCGCTCAAGCTCCAGATCCCGGAGCTTCTGGTCATCACCGACCTCTGTTTCTGCGAATACACCTCGCACGGTCATTGCGGTGTTATAAGGAACGGTTCTCTTGATAATGACGCGACGCTGAAGCTCATCGCGAAAACCGCCCTGGCGCAGGCCCGGGCCGGGGCCGACATCATCGCCCCCAGCGGTATGATCGACGGGATGGTCCGGACCATCCGCCAGACGCTCGACCGGCACGGCTTTCAAGACCGGCTGATCATGAGTTATTCGGCCAAGTACGCCTCCGCCTTTTACGGCCCTTTCCGCGAAGCGGCCGGGAGCGCCCCTGCAACAGGCGACCGGAAAAGTCACCAGATGAATCCCGCCAACAGCGAAGAGGCGCTGCGCGAAGCCGCGTTGGATGTCCAGGAAGGCGCCGATATCGTGATGGTGAAACCGGCGCTGGCCTATCTCGACATCATTCGCCGGATGAAAGAACAAACCCATCTCCCGATTGCCGCCTATAATGTGTCCGGTGAATACGCGATGGTCAAAGCGGCCTCGCAGAACGGGTGGATCGACGAGAAGCGCGTGATCCAGGAAATCCTGACCGGCATTCGGCGCGCCGGGGCCGATTTGATTATTACGTACCATGCGAAAGATTTTCTTGCCTGATTTTTACTATCTGGAATCCGACGGCCAGGTTTTTCTGGTCAAAAAGAAAGGCCTGTGGCGCTTTCCATCCCGGCGCCGGGAAATTCCCTTCCGGTTTACGCCGGTACTGATCATCCCTCACTTAAAAAACCGCATTCAGTTTGCGATCCCCATCCTGAAGCACCACCCGGACCGCTGGTTTCACAAAGACGACCTGATCGGGCGCCAAGAGGTGGATCCGATCGTTCAGCAGGCGGTGAACCGGAGCCTGCCGCGCGGCGCCGCCAAAGTCGCGGTCATCGAAAAAGGCAAGGTACTGATGGTCAAGGCGGCCCGGGGCCTCACCAAGGGGTATTGGAATTTGCCGGGCGGATTTATGGGGTATGGGGAACATCCGACGGAGAGCGCCCGGCGGGAAGTCTTTGAGGAGTTGGGGATCCGCGTGCGACTGACGAAGCTTCTGGGGATTTACTCGGACGTTTTTCCGCAGACCGGCGGCTACATGCTGAGTTTTGTGTACCTGGGGAAACGGCGGCCCGGCCCCATCAAGCCCCACCCGGAAGAAATTGAGACGTATACCTGGATGCCGGTCCGCCAGGCTCTGCGCTCCACCTTGAACCCGTTCGCCAAAGCGGGGCTACGGGATTATCGAAGAAAACCATCCGCTCGTCACCCCCGAGTGCTTTAACCCTCACCCCAACCCTCCCGCAACGACGCGGGACTCGGGGCGCTATGGGGAATTGCGGAAGCCCCGTGGTCTCCCTCAGCAGGGAGAGGGGGATGACAACCACGAGAATCTGATGTTCCCTCCCCCTGCGGAGGGGGAGGGCAAGCCGAACGGCCGCTAGGCCGGACAGGCGCGGGTGAGGGTATCATCAGCAGTATTTTTTCCTTCGGAACACATCGGTTTCCAGCGACGCGACCCGGTCCAGAAAAACGAATCCATCCAGATGATCCAGCTCATGCTGGAACACCACCGCCTCAAAACCTTCCGCTTTAACCTCAACTACATTCCCGGCGCGGTCTTTCCCGTGGATCACCACGGCCGCCGATCGCAGCACATTGCCGGTGTAATGAGGAAGGCTCAGGCACCCCTCCCGCAACAGCGAAGGACTGCTGCGGGCGGAGATCCAGGGATTCAAAAGAACGACCAGGCCATGCTGTGTGCCGGGCTTATCGATGCGGGACGCATCCACCGCAATGACCCGCCAGGGTTTTCCCACCTGATTGGCCGCGAGTCCGACACAACGCGGATAATGGTACAGCGTCTCCAGAATGTCGTCGATAAAGGCGGATAGGCCGTCGAGATCCGGCTCCACCAGATGGCAGCGGGTTTTCAACAGCGGGTGAGGAACGTCGAGGACGTCTAAAATCACAGCGCGATCGCTTCAATATCCTGCAGGGTCAACTCGACCTGCAATGATTGACGCAGCCGCTCCAATTCGTTGCGCAGTTCATCCACATCCAGCGCGGTGGGCGTCTGGACCTCCAGAAGCATGACATAAAGGGGCGCGTGGCCTCGCGTGATGGATTTGGTCTGCAGATCGGTAATATTGATACGCCGATCCGCCAGGGCTTTGGCCACCTGGTAAATGATGCCGGCCTGGTCCGTCCCGTAAATCGAGATCAGGTAATGCGGTTCCGAGCGTGTCCCCCGTGCCAACCCAGCTGACATCGGCTGCACGCTGACGTGAAGGGCCAATTTTTTCCCGAGGGGGTGCAGTCCTTTCTGAAGCGTTGGCAACGAGAGCGAGGAGGGGACGCTGACAATCAGCATAATCGTGAATTCGCCTCCCAGGCGGGTCATGGTGGAATCTTCGACATTCCCGCCGAGTTCGAAAAGAACCTTCGTAACCGCCGCGACAATCCCGGGACGGTCTTTGCCGGAGGCGCTGATCAGAAAATAGTTTTTAGACATGGTTTCCTTTCGAATAACGAACAGGGAAGATTACGGTTCGAGTTCGGTGTTCCAATAAACCGTATCGACAAACCGCTGCCAGGAGGCCCGGATTTTAAAGGGTGCTTTAAACACCAGCGAAGCGCTGCCGCGCCACTTCGGCTTGGACGGCTTGATCAGGAGTTTCATGCCGGCCTCTACCGGAAGACGATCCGCTTTTTTCAGGTTGCAGGGGATGCAAGACGTCACGATATTCGACCAATCCGTCTTGCCGCCGCGGGAATGCGGAAGCACATGCTCCAGATTCAACTCCGGCGTCCCGAACCGCCTGCCGCAATAACAACAGCGGTATCCATAATGCTCGTAAATATTACGCCGGGTGAATTTGACATCGCCGACGGGCAGTTTATCGTAGGTCCTTAAAGCGATCACTTCGGGAACGGCGATCCGGAACGTCGGGGTGGAAACAAAACCGGCGGGATGATTTTCCAGGATTTTAGACAACTCCCGCCAATCGTCAAAGCTATAGGTCCGGTATTCCTGGTCCACGACCCGGGCATGATCCAGGTAGACCAGCGACAGAGCACGCTGCCAGTCCGCGATGTGAATCGCGTAAAAGTTTCGATTCAGGACAAGAACATCGGAAAGCATATCGATTCCGCCGCAATTCTAGGCGATTCTTCGATCACCCATCAATTTACAGGGCCTTCATATCGTTGTAACACGTACAGGGTAGACTTAGCATATGAAAAAAGTGCTGGCCTTCACCGCGTTATTTTTCAGCAGCCTGGTCTGGGCTGAATCCACCCCTTACGGGACGCCCCCTGCACTCTCCACCCTGCCGCATGAGATTATTGCCCAGGTGACCAATGCCCCCAATCCCTTTGACTCCCGCAGGGGCGGCATCGACGGGGAAACCCGGATTTCCTACTGGCTCGCGAGCAACTACTCTGTTCAAGTGACCCTTTATGATCTGCTCGGCTCACGGGTCTGCCGGTGGACATTCCAACCGGGCCAGGAAGGGGGCCGTTCCGGAGTCAATTCGGTCCGTTGGGACGGCGTCAACGAAGCCGGGCAGAAAGTCGCCAAAGGCGGCTATATCGCCCAAATCGAAGTCGAGGCCGGGACCACCGTCGCGACGGTTTTCCGCAAAATCGGCGTTCTTCATTAAAATCCTTACCACAATCGAAAAAACAATTTACGTCGTTTTAACACACCGCGCCTTCTTCCGTAACACGCAAGGGGTAACCTTATCTTGAACATGAAAACCGAATCCTCATCCTCGCCGCTCCTTAAACTGATCCAGCAGGAAGGCCTGCAGACGGTCGCGCACGACCTGCGCACGCCCATTACGGTGATCAAAGGAAATCTTCAATTGTTGCTGAGCGGCATTGTGGGAGAAATGTCGGGAGATCAGTTGATGCTGATTCAGCGATCCATCGGCCCGCTGGACGATCTGATTCGAATGACGGACAACATCCTTCAAATGGCCCAGATTGAAAACAAAGAGCTCCAGCTGTCGCTGGAAGATATTGATTTAGACAAGCTTCTGGCCGAGATTTGCGAATTTTATCAACTGCCTTTCCAACAGCGCGGCATGCAGATCCACCGGGATGGAAACACCGTGGGGCTCCATCTCAAAGCCGACGGGTTCTGGATCCGGAGGGTCCTTCACAACCTGGTTTGGAATGCCTACAAGTTCACGCCGAATACCGGCACAGTGGTTCTTCAGGTGCGCCACAAAGGAGAAGGCGTTGAGATTCTCGTTCAGGATAATGGACGCGGGATCCCGGCGGAGAACCTGAATAAGATTTTTGATAAATTCGAACAAACGGACGTCCTGAAGGACCGCAAATTAGGCAATGGACTGGGCCTCTGGATCAGCAAACAGGTCATTGAGCGCCATGGCGGAAGCATCTCCGTTGAATCGAAGGAAGGCCAGGGCAGTTCCTTTATCCTCTACTTCCCTCCCGACAAAGTTTTC is a genomic window containing:
- a CDS encoding HNH endonuclease is translated as MLSDVLVLNRNFYAIHIADWQRALSLVYLDHARVVDQEYRTYSFDDWRELSKILENHPAGFVSTPTFRIAVPEVIALRTYDKLPVGDVKFTRRNIYEHYGYRCCYCGRRFGTPELNLEHVLPHSRGGKTDWSNIVTSCIPCNLKKADRLPVEAGMKLLIKPSKPKWRGSASLVFKAPFKIRASWQRFVDTVYWNTELEP
- the cobA gene encoding uroporphyrinogen-III C-methyltransferase, giving the protein MRGKVYLIGAGPGDSGLLTLKGRDCLVRADVVVYDTLVHPQILEFAKPSASRIPVGKRGKHHALEQSRIHDLLVKQAQRGRVVARLKSGDPFLFGRGSEEAEYLAGHHIPYEVVPGVSSASAAAAYAGIPLTDRRMGSMVTLVDGREEEKRKITSVVEWSRISRQGTLIIFMGLDQFETITQRLIRLNWDETLPAAVIRWGSLPGQVVVEGTLGDIAQKARSIDVHPPALIVIGRVVGLRKKLRWFESKPLFGKRLVITRAAEQAPELAHLLQEAGAEVLSFPTIQILPPKNWSIPDQAIREIATFDWILFTSANGVGAFVNRLKTLGGDVRDLKGIRLGAIGPKTSASLQAFGLKVDAFPSEYRAETLADVIGEAKNVRVLLVRAEKAREILPKTLEARGALVTIAPVYRTIKPRGLAADIRQPLLDRKIDAITFTSPSTVDGLMQYFSARERRRIFEHVKAAVIGPITAATLREYGVHPTIRAKTYTVDALAKAIIQYFSK
- the def gene encoding peptide deformylase, whose product is MILDVLDVPHPLLKTRCHLVEPDLDGLSAFIDDILETLYHYPRCVGLAANQVGKPWRVIAVDASRIDKPGTQHGLVVLLNPWISARSSPSLLREGCLSLPHYTGNVLRSAAVVIHGKDRAGNVVEVKAEGFEAVVFQHELDHLDGFVFLDRVASLETDVFRRKKYC
- a CDS encoding FlgD immunoglobulin-like domain containing protein is translated as MKKVLAFTALFFSSLVWAESTPYGTPPALSTLPHEIIAQVTNAPNPFDSRRGGIDGETRISYWLASNYSVQVTLYDLLGSRVCRWTFQPGQEGGRSGVNSVRWDGVNEAGQKVAKGGYIAQIEVEAGTTVATVFRKIGVLH
- a CDS encoding PAS domain-containing sensor histidine kinase, with translation MIRYRGLAWVMLAASLAGIFGLGAWNLFQIHRNAIQSHARWVSRLSDRVMAERQNLTRRVNDLPEDINEMRQQAEEYPSVVAIFRTNHLSHQTKRWVRDSVRSSLETIDPRLVALELKSLETGTNLPGPVLFIDGVAHETVVRPLDRQHALIIYMQNPEITRVFQQETPPWQVHTFVYDYEGHPIYLSNPSPVIESMIDGILNKVRTGTFSGQVKWRGKEAWHWLVTFRYDPLSDWTFVVTEPLPWAYAPFLSFVIGLTGVMMLAGFSWRSASAMSRQWMSRQLRQYGQRVDKFIFSKEATLNDPPPELKELTSVAKNLRWLVPEWEKAESLSRGLDLDRKLLSLLVESLPEGILFFSAEGHLQLSNELGRAFLTLNQETGHEHRTVGGIQIPRGYLEPFLEPVFTGKQKNLGKEVETTWAENKYLYRLWVESVETKEGTVDGFFVVIRDITFRKQWEHVQEQMMSGITHDLRGPLSAIMGYIDLARRQIKDDQQPKAAEYMGLAREAGVRLTRMVSDILDVVRFEQGNIELQPQAIAIREIFERLENFFTVMAQQKQVQMKLECDDVQEESVWGDPKLLERVFDNLVGNAIKFTPSGGKVTVAAQRGQGRMIFEVMDTGRGIPREAQSRIFDKFQQVRPGDRSAGYGLGLAVVKFIVEAHKGDIRVESEIGHGSRFTFWIPNAQEKPEGPGISETTLS
- a CDS encoding NUDIX hydrolase, whose translation is MRKIFLPDFYYLESDGQVFLVKKKGLWRFPSRRREIPFRFTPVLIIPHLKNRIQFAIPILKHHPDRWFHKDDLIGRQEVDPIVQQAVNRSLPRGAAKVAVIEKGKVLMVKAARGLTKGYWNLPGGFMGYGEHPTESARREVFEELGIRVRLTKLLGIYSDVFPQTGGYMLSFVYLGKRRPGPIKPHPEEIETYTWMPVRQALRSTLNPFAKAGLRDYRRKPSARHPRVL
- a CDS encoding HAMP domain-containing sensor histidine kinase; amino-acid sequence: MKTESSSSPLLKLIQQEGLQTVAHDLRTPITVIKGNLQLLLSGIVGEMSGDQLMLIQRSIGPLDDLIRMTDNILQMAQIENKELQLSLEDIDLDKLLAEICEFYQLPFQQRGMQIHRDGNTVGLHLKADGFWIRRVLHNLVWNAYKFTPNTGTVVLQVRHKGEGVEILVQDNGRGIPAENLNKIFDKFEQTDVLKDRKLGNGLGLWISKQVIERHGGSISVESKEGQGSSFILYFPPDKVF
- a CDS encoding inositol monophosphatase family protein; protein product: MNRPVGADRCPPAHLLRQTLFLALQRAGQLVRENFHHPKKIRYKNNSPINLVTWVDQAGDRLIRQTIHRRFPSHDFLTEESKPTGRGSPYKWIVDPLDGTTNYAHHFPQVAVSIGLEHEGEICLGGVYDPLREELFWAEKGKGAFLRQKRHQSRLRVSPTPQLKKSLLLTGFPYDRRERADLYLSYLKAFMNRIQGIRRAGAAALDLCWVACGRVDGYWEWRLKPWDVAAGRLIVEEAGGSLSDFSGRAFSIYRKQTLATNGRIHREMLAVMKALSR
- the hemB gene encoding porphobilinogen synthase — protein: MAFPATRLRRLRMNPRIRQSLQETDLPAGRLIAPLFVRPGKGIRQPIQSMPGQAQWSIDLLLREARSLNRLGIRSILLFGIPSHKDPYGREAYAPQGIVQQAVRALKLQIPELLVITDLCFCEYTSHGHCGVIRNGSLDNDATLKLIAKTALAQARAGADIIAPSGMIDGMVRTIRQTLDRHGFQDRLIMSYSAKYASAFYGPFREAAGSAPATGDRKSHQMNPANSEEALREAALDVQEGADIVMVKPALAYLDIIRRMKEQTHLPIAAYNVSGEYAMVKAASQNGWIDEKRVIQEILTGIRRAGADLIITYHAKDFLA
- a CDS encoding ACT domain-containing protein, with the protein product MSKNYFLISASGKDRPGIVAAVTKVLFELGGNVEDSTMTRLGGEFTIMLIVSVPSSLSLPTLQKGLHPLGKKLALHVSVQPMSAGLARGTRSEPHYLISIYGTDQAGIIYQVAKALADRRINITDLQTKSITRGHAPLYVMLLEVQTPTALDVDELRNELERLRQSLQVELTLQDIEAIAL